Proteins co-encoded in one Aquincola tertiaricarbonis genomic window:
- a CDS encoding ATP-dependent nuclease translates to MCCLIGPGDSGKSSALDAIEAALSSRWIAFTETDFFCCDTSQQILIEATVGELSKQLLSDERFGLHLRGWTRQGDLRDEPEGNDEGVLTVRLSVDATLEPVWELVNERASSQRILSNRDRALFGLVRLSGEDARHLTWGQGSVLSRLTGDIDQAANNLAEAYRAAKASANLSAVPELAGAALVAQKQATALGAYAKGAYHPGLELGRGGFSTASIALHDAGVPLRLAGLGTRRLATLAIQRGAIKEGALVLIDEIEHGLEPHRVMGAIAQLKRAQQASVAAGSPVGQVVMSTHSDVALTEAEAASIFIARRDRGSGATTIGALAREADFGKLLKKTPRALFARKILLCEGATEVGILLGMKDLPPWLEARAPLEHLGVAIADGDGTQAPALACALARLGYAVAIFRDSDRRMTEEQRANCLGAAVPVIEYPNQLNTETAALLPASDAQVDRFIRFAKERKGQDSVNAALAHRFGEKDFAFDRPFADWDADLVLTKDEQKAAIADAAVRKDWIKELQVGREIAPLLLDIAVHSPASPLSTTLAAVRGWLYA, encoded by the coding sequence TTGTGCTGCCTTATCGGACCGGGCGATTCAGGGAAGTCTTCGGCGCTCGATGCCATCGAAGCGGCCCTCTCTTCGCGCTGGATCGCCTTCACGGAGACAGACTTCTTCTGCTGCGACACCTCGCAGCAGATCCTCATCGAGGCCACCGTTGGGGAGCTCAGCAAGCAGTTGCTTTCCGACGAGCGCTTTGGCCTGCATCTAAGAGGGTGGACTCGCCAGGGCGATCTTCGGGACGAGCCGGAGGGAAATGACGAGGGCGTGCTCACAGTGCGCCTGAGCGTTGACGCCACGCTGGAGCCGGTCTGGGAGCTGGTGAACGAGCGCGCGAGCTCGCAGCGCATCCTCTCCAATCGAGATCGGGCGCTGTTCGGCCTCGTCCGCTTGTCGGGTGAGGACGCGCGCCACCTCACATGGGGGCAAGGTTCCGTGCTCTCACGCCTCACAGGCGACATAGACCAAGCTGCGAACAACCTGGCGGAAGCTTATCGGGCGGCCAAGGCCAGCGCCAACCTTTCAGCAGTGCCGGAGCTCGCTGGCGCCGCCTTGGTTGCACAGAAGCAGGCGACAGCGCTTGGCGCTTACGCAAAAGGCGCTTACCACCCTGGCCTCGAGCTTGGAAGGGGCGGGTTTTCCACAGCGTCGATCGCGCTCCACGACGCGGGGGTGCCCTTGCGCCTTGCTGGCCTGGGCACCAGGCGGCTCGCGACCCTCGCAATCCAGCGCGGCGCGATCAAGGAAGGCGCGCTCGTGCTTATTGACGAAATCGAGCACGGCCTTGAGCCGCATCGCGTGATGGGCGCCATCGCGCAGCTCAAGAGAGCTCAGCAAGCTTCTGTCGCCGCTGGCTCGCCAGTTGGCCAAGTGGTCATGAGCACCCATAGCGATGTGGCGCTCACGGAGGCGGAGGCGGCAAGCATCTTCATCGCTCGGCGCGATCGCGGGTCCGGCGCCACGACGATCGGCGCGCTGGCGCGCGAAGCAGACTTTGGCAAGCTGCTCAAAAAGACCCCGCGGGCCCTTTTCGCCCGCAAAATCCTCTTGTGCGAGGGGGCTACCGAGGTCGGCATCCTGCTCGGGATGAAGGATCTCCCCCCGTGGCTCGAGGCGCGAGCGCCGCTAGAGCATTTGGGTGTTGCGATAGCAGATGGAGACGGCACGCAGGCGCCTGCCCTCGCCTGCGCCCTTGCTCGGCTTGGCTACGCGGTTGCAATCTTCCGCGACTCGGACCGGCGGATGACGGAGGAGCAGCGCGCCAACTGCCTAGGCGCAGCCGTCCCCGTCATCGAGTACCCCAACCAGCTCAACACTGAGACCGCGGCGCTCTTGCCGGCAAGCGATGCCCAGGTGGATCGCTTCATCAGGTTTGCCAAGGAGCGCAAAGGCCAAGACTCTGTGAACGCCGCGCTGGCTCACCGGTTCGGCGAGAAAGACTTCGCTTTCGATCGCCCGTTTGCCGATTGGGATGCAGACCTCGTGCTGACCAAAGACGAGCAGAAGGCCGCCATTGCCGATGCGGCGGTGAGGAAGGACTGGATCAAAGAGCTCCAAGTCGGCCGCGAAATTGCGCCCCTCTTGTTGGACATCGCAGTCCACTCCCCCGCTAGCCCGCTCTCCACGACTCTTGCAGCGGTCAGGGGATGGCTTTATGCCTGA
- a CDS encoding Abi family protein — MKPYRAPRDLVLKLASEGLSIPDRKAAEAIIFRENYFRFKAYAIPFFDKQAGAFHPNTAFADIHELYCADQKLRDFLLPVIAQLEVRIRATVDNVITGITGDPFWHINPQSYKKFENVERALEKAQQRFGQGKQEFVLHYRSRYFTKRSYDFRLSPPFWIISEIFTLEQLLTVCRCLNDKSAHFAESPGSNKLDRAAKAFGLNSWGALVTNLSCLLELRNLCAHHSRLWNRNLQNPGGLRGKHEFAPSHPNRLYSHLLMLRVCCSAQGIQDGIRNFMQSMFSTVPIFSRDMANMGFPTDWSADRVWTDPKPTT, encoded by the coding sequence TTGAAACCGTATCGAGCGCCGCGCGATCTAGTTCTGAAATTGGCCTCAGAGGGGCTGAGCATCCCAGACAGGAAAGCGGCGGAAGCGATTATTTTCCGCGAGAACTATTTTCGCTTCAAGGCCTACGCCATACCATTTTTCGATAAGCAGGCCGGCGCATTCCATCCGAACACGGCGTTCGCTGACATTCACGAGCTATACTGCGCGGACCAAAAGTTGCGGGACTTCCTGCTGCCGGTCATCGCTCAGCTAGAAGTTCGGATTCGCGCGACGGTGGACAACGTGATCACCGGAATCACCGGGGACCCATTCTGGCACATCAATCCACAATCCTACAAGAAATTTGAAAACGTGGAGAGAGCGCTGGAAAAGGCGCAACAGCGGTTTGGGCAAGGGAAGCAGGAATTTGTCTTGCATTACCGGAGCCGCTATTTCACCAAAAGATCGTATGATTTTCGGCTCTCGCCGCCCTTCTGGATAATTTCCGAAATCTTCACGCTCGAGCAACTGCTAACGGTGTGCCGGTGCTTGAATGACAAAAGCGCGCATTTTGCCGAGTCTCCGGGCTCCAACAAGCTCGATCGCGCTGCAAAGGCGTTCGGATTGAATAGCTGGGGAGCGCTGGTCACGAACCTGAGCTGCCTGTTGGAGCTCCGAAACCTTTGCGCGCACCACAGTCGGCTATGGAACCGGAACCTTCAAAATCCAGGCGGGTTGAGGGGCAAGCACGAGTTTGCTCCAAGCCATCCAAATCGCCTGTATTCCCACCTTTTGATGCTGCGCGTTTGCTGTTCGGCTCAAGGCATACAAGATGGCATCCGCAACTTCATGCAAAGCATGTTCTCGACAGTGCCGATCTTCTCGCGCGACATGGCCAATATGGGATTCCCGACAGATTGGAGCGCGGATAGGGTGTGGACGGATCCTAAGCCTACGACTTAA
- a CDS encoding ATP-binding protein — translation MAEESELHFDVSTGLKRVLGRELITDDEVAIFELVKNSFDANANTVRLHFEEDQIVIADNGDGMSYEDLTGKWLFVAYSAKRSGRPDGDFRNVAADRRHYAGSKGIGRFSSDRLGASVLVQSRKKGQSKLVQCLLVDWDLFENDAKEHFDRIPVTHAEQEKFDLPKDLRNFEPELSHGTVITIRQLRRPWPRPRLLDLKASLAKLINPFGQEIDGFGIHLSVPAERAEDKRVSLMALKKKEKPLPREIVNGQIGNFIFSTLKDKTTFIRVVIEEGQVVTTLTDRGELIYKIAEPNPYPSLVDAGFSCEIYYLNLSAKTTFARRVGLPSIQFGSVFLFRNGFRVFPIGEESNDWFGFNRRKQQGFSRFLGSREIIGRVDVSGSDEDFQEASSRNQGLIDTPAVAQLRRAVMEHCLKRLERYVVPVSWTDAADGKTDDLSRLLTDPGRARVSAAVANLVDNDKVQLIAYSRKLVDLINERSSDFESSLVSLRAIAEKTGDKKMLARLESAERRFDDLKKSEADARRVANKALAAAEAASIRAATAEAEIETERRRAHFLESFINVDSATILNLHHQVTIYAVDIAQQIENFLTETAGKNSVPRETVLRTLEQMAFLNRKVMSVTKFAAKATFKLDSEKIDTDLPGFIFDYIEQIAKTTGSARLQISVENLHPGMRLRFNPIDASIIVDNLVSNARKARASRISFVLSKQDRGGLIIRVEDNGRGLAPGTNRARIFEMGYTSTQGSGLGLYHVRQALGEMGGSIELDDQVSPGLGFIITITARSKSA, via the coding sequence TTGGCGGAAGAATCCGAACTGCACTTCGACGTTAGCACCGGACTAAAGCGTGTCCTCGGACGGGAACTCATTACTGACGATGAGGTCGCGATTTTTGAATTGGTCAAAAACTCTTTTGATGCCAACGCAAACACAGTGCGCTTGCATTTCGAGGAGGATCAGATCGTCATCGCGGACAACGGTGACGGCATGTCATACGAAGACCTCACGGGAAAATGGCTGTTCGTCGCTTACTCCGCAAAGCGTAGCGGGCGGCCCGATGGCGATTTTCGAAACGTCGCGGCAGACCGTCGCCACTACGCAGGAAGCAAAGGGATCGGGCGATTTTCCTCAGATCGACTTGGAGCAAGCGTGCTTGTGCAGAGCAGGAAAAAGGGCCAATCAAAGCTTGTGCAATGCCTTCTCGTTGATTGGGACCTCTTTGAAAATGACGCGAAGGAGCATTTCGACCGAATTCCCGTGACTCACGCTGAACAGGAAAAGTTCGACCTCCCCAAGGATTTGCGGAATTTCGAGCCAGAGTTGAGTCACGGGACGGTGATAACTATCCGCCAACTCAGACGGCCATGGCCAAGACCTAGACTGTTAGATCTTAAGGCTTCCCTCGCTAAGCTCATTAACCCGTTTGGACAAGAGATCGATGGTTTCGGCATTCATCTCAGCGTGCCGGCGGAGCGAGCGGAGGACAAGCGTGTTTCATTGATGGCGCTGAAGAAGAAGGAAAAGCCGCTACCACGAGAAATTGTGAACGGGCAAATTGGCAACTTCATTTTCTCCACGCTCAAAGACAAGACAACCTTTATCAGGGTTGTGATTGAAGAGGGCCAAGTTGTCACGACGCTCACCGATCGTGGCGAGCTAATATACAAAATCGCAGAGCCAAATCCATATCCGTCTCTCGTAGACGCGGGCTTTAGCTGCGAAATATATTACTTGAATTTATCTGCGAAAACGACTTTCGCTAGACGGGTGGGTTTGCCCTCAATCCAATTCGGTTCCGTGTTCCTATTTCGGAATGGATTCAGGGTTTTTCCGATCGGAGAAGAAAGCAACGACTGGTTCGGATTCAATCGTCGCAAACAGCAGGGTTTCTCCCGATTTCTCGGATCGCGCGAGATAATTGGCCGAGTTGACGTATCTGGATCCGACGAAGACTTCCAGGAGGCGTCCAGCCGAAATCAAGGGCTGATCGATACCCCGGCAGTCGCACAACTTCGTCGCGCCGTGATGGAACACTGCCTGAAGCGCCTGGAACGCTATGTGGTGCCGGTTTCATGGACTGATGCGGCTGACGGCAAGACTGACGACTTGTCAAGGTTGTTAACAGATCCCGGCCGAGCCCGAGTCAGCGCGGCTGTGGCAAATCTGGTCGACAACGACAAGGTTCAACTTATTGCTTATAGCAGAAAACTTGTCGATCTAATAAACGAACGATCAAGCGATTTTGAATCCTCATTGGTGAGCCTGCGCGCGATCGCCGAGAAAACCGGCGACAAGAAGATGCTGGCGCGCTTAGAGTCGGCAGAACGGCGCTTTGATGACCTGAAAAAGTCAGAGGCAGACGCTCGACGCGTTGCCAACAAAGCACTAGCAGCAGCAGAGGCCGCCAGCATTCGCGCTGCGACAGCGGAAGCCGAGATTGAAACCGAGCGTCGCAGGGCGCACTTTCTGGAATCGTTCATAAATGTCGATTCGGCGACGATTCTCAATCTGCACCATCAAGTAACGATCTATGCGGTAGATATCGCTCAGCAGATCGAGAATTTTTTGACGGAGACCGCAGGAAAAAACTCTGTGCCGCGCGAGACGGTGCTCAGAACGCTTGAGCAGATGGCGTTTCTAAATCGCAAAGTCATGTCGGTGACAAAATTCGCTGCCAAAGCGACTTTTAAGTTGGACAGCGAGAAGATTGACACCGACTTGCCCGGCTTCATCTTCGATTACATTGAACAAATAGCAAAAACGACTGGGAGCGCCCGACTGCAAATCTCGGTTGAAAACTTGCACCCAGGGATGAGGCTTCGCTTCAACCCTATTGACGCTTCAATAATCGTTGACAATCTGGTGAGCAACGCACGCAAGGCACGAGCTTCGCGGATAAGCTTTGTGCTCTCGAAGCAAGACCGAGGCGGCCTCATTATCCGGGTGGAGGACAATGGGAGGGGACTTGCACCCGGCACAAATCGAGCCAGAATCTTCGAGATGGGATATACGAGCACACAGGGCTCTGGACTCGGCCTATATCATGTGCGGCAAGCCCTTGGCGAAATGGGCGGCAGCATTGAGCTTGATGACCAGGTATCTCCCGGGCTCGGGTTCATAATTACGATCACGGCCAGGAGTAAGTCAGCGTGA
- a CDS encoding DNA cytosine methyltransferase, whose amino-acid sequence MQATDEIVKYDTPKQPSLSFVDAFAGCGGLSLGLMQAGWDGRFAVERDAFAFSTLKANLLSPKNPFRYSWPIWLRKEPLGVQELIDAHAGELAALAGTIDGLVGGPPCQGFSSAGRRKHDDPRNQLFASYLSLVELIQPKVVLIENVRGFTLDFDAKDEVKNFSQMLKARLSGAYTVHEKLLNLSIFGVPQARTRYFVLAFRSDLQIPDPFARLVQRLPSFLRSLRLTAPVSASAAISDLEVGRCGARPSVDSKGFEEIAYAGPLTHYQRVMNAGTVSPTDLRLARHAPEIRERFSQIIQICQAEGRLNRSISAETRAQYGLKKLALRVLDPDRPSPTITSMPDDLLHYAEPRTLTVRENARLQSFPDWYSFQGKYTTGGNLRKKEVPRFTQVANAVPPLVARAIGETLAELLNPQLMAAEGSNSSILNRVEQCPELSPQA is encoded by the coding sequence ATGCAAGCGACCGATGAAATTGTTAAATATGACACGCCTAAACAACCCTCACTTTCGTTCGTGGACGCTTTTGCGGGCTGCGGCGGACTTTCGCTAGGCTTGATGCAGGCGGGTTGGGATGGTCGCTTCGCTGTCGAGAGGGATGCATTCGCCTTCTCTACGCTGAAGGCGAATTTGCTCTCGCCAAAAAACCCGTTCCGCTACTCGTGGCCAATCTGGTTGCGCAAGGAACCGTTGGGGGTTCAAGAGCTCATTGACGCTCACGCTGGCGAACTTGCTGCGCTCGCCGGGACCATTGATGGATTGGTGGGCGGGCCGCCCTGTCAGGGTTTCTCTAGCGCCGGTCGTCGCAAACATGACGATCCGCGCAACCAGCTTTTTGCGTCGTATCTCAGTCTGGTGGAGCTGATCCAACCAAAAGTGGTTTTGATTGAAAACGTGCGAGGCTTTACGCTGGACTTTGACGCTAAGGATGAAGTGAAGAATTTTTCGCAGATGTTGAAAGCGCGCCTTTCGGGCGCTTACACCGTGCACGAAAAATTGCTGAACCTGTCCATTTTCGGCGTTCCACAGGCTCGAACACGATACTTTGTCCTTGCGTTTCGCTCTGATCTACAAATCCCTGATCCGTTTGCACGGCTTGTCCAACGCTTGCCCAGCTTCCTAAGATCCCTGAGATTGACGGCGCCAGTATCAGCGTCAGCGGCGATCTCCGACTTAGAGGTTGGACGATGCGGTGCCCGTCCTTCTGTGGATAGCAAGGGCTTCGAAGAGATCGCTTACGCCGGCCCGCTCACGCATTATCAGAGGGTGATGAATGCTGGCACTGTTTCCCCTACTGATTTGCGGCTGGCTAGACACGCGCCAGAGATAAGAGAGCGCTTTTCTCAAATCATCCAGATATGCCAGGCTGAGGGAAGGCTCAATCGAAGCATAAGCGCGGAAACGCGAGCGCAATATGGCTTGAAGAAGTTGGCTCTGCGAGTTCTAGACCCTGACAGGCCGTCCCCAACTATCACTAGTATGCCCGACGATCTGCTGCATTACGCTGAACCGCGAACGCTGACAGTGCGCGAGAACGCTAGATTGCAATCGTTTCCGGATTGGTACTCCTTCCAAGGGAAATACACGACCGGGGGTAATCTGAGAAAAAAGGAGGTGCCGCGGTTTACGCAAGTTGCAAATGCGGTCCCCCCGTTAGTCGCGCGCGCAATCGGAGAAACGCTTGCTGAACTGCTAAACCCGCAGCTCATGGCGGCCGAGGGATCGAATAGTTCAATTCTGAATCGCGTCGAGCAATGCCCGGAACTCAGCCCTCAGGCCTAG
- a CDS encoding helix-turn-helix domain-containing protein: MAEASYQSTRQALAARIKQRRAELGVSQEVLALEAGIDRTFVSQIERGVGNPSLRILCQLADRLGVPVAAMLSVDGIDGW, translated from the coding sequence GTGGCCGAGGCTTCTTACCAATCGACGCGTCAAGCGCTTGCCGCCCGCATCAAGCAGCGGCGAGCGGAGCTGGGCGTGTCCCAAGAAGTGCTAGCGCTGGAGGCTGGTATAGACCGCACCTTCGTGTCGCAGATCGAGCGTGGTGTTGGCAACCCTAGCCTGCGCATCCTGTGCCAGCTTGCAGATCGGCTTGGCGTGCCGGTGGCAGCCATGCTTTCGGTTGACGGGATAGACGGCTGGTAG
- a CDS encoding UvrD-helicase domain-containing protein, producing the protein MPEADLSALARGAVVAPAGHGKTEVIARTAKAGQRALVLTHTHAGVHALRTRMKRLGVPASACAVDTIAGWSLKYARAFPRSGNPPAGLPRTTEEWRQTYRGGAAALQVPAVRKVLLASYDRVLIDEYQDCDAHQHALAQALAANLPTLVFGDPMQGIFEWAGANLSWPAEILPSFPLAHELSTPHRWAGKNEELGAWVAHARERLARGEEIDLANAPIRYIQASSEFEMSLYFDGLHEREGSVAAIHCNRGMCNRIAAATKGAFQALEEIAAQRLQDFGFQWTSASSPEAVEQALGALARDAAHYAAPPADELLTREEQALNAQMSEAFQKAKSAKSEAAAKVYLELFRKHPRSRIFRRELWRDAERALGEVAAGRATGMEAAIHSARQRVSHAGRPPQARTVSTPLLLKGLEFDHVLIPNAAHFLAQPQAHAKLFYVAISRATRTLTISSPTPRLRLPTPNL; encoded by the coding sequence ATGCCTGAGGCCGATCTTTCCGCGCTTGCCCGAGGCGCAGTGGTCGCCCCGGCCGGCCATGGAAAGACGGAGGTGATTGCTAGAACGGCCAAGGCGGGGCAACGAGCGCTTGTGCTGACCCACACGCACGCAGGCGTGCACGCTCTCAGAACCCGCATGAAGCGCTTGGGGGTGCCTGCCTCAGCCTGCGCGGTGGACACGATCGCTGGATGGAGCCTCAAATACGCCAGGGCCTTCCCTCGATCTGGCAATCCACCCGCTGGGCTTCCGCGGACGACTGAGGAGTGGCGGCAGACTTACCGCGGAGGAGCAGCCGCGCTGCAGGTGCCAGCAGTGCGCAAGGTGTTGCTCGCCTCTTACGACCGCGTTCTCATCGATGAGTACCAGGACTGCGACGCGCATCAACACGCGCTTGCCCAAGCGCTTGCCGCAAACCTGCCGACTCTGGTGTTTGGGGACCCGATGCAAGGAATTTTCGAATGGGCCGGAGCCAACCTCAGCTGGCCAGCAGAGATACTGCCCTCCTTCCCCCTCGCCCATGAACTCTCCACGCCTCACCGATGGGCCGGCAAGAACGAGGAACTTGGCGCCTGGGTCGCCCACGCGCGCGAGCGCCTTGCGAGGGGCGAAGAGATTGATCTGGCCAATGCCCCGATCAGATACATCCAGGCCAGCAGCGAATTCGAGATGAGCCTCTACTTTGATGGGCTGCATGAGCGCGAAGGATCCGTCGCTGCGATCCATTGCAACCGAGGCATGTGCAATCGAATCGCCGCAGCAACCAAGGGGGCCTTCCAGGCGCTTGAAGAAATCGCGGCGCAGCGGTTGCAAGACTTCGGATTTCAATGGACCAGCGCAAGTTCTCCCGAGGCGGTCGAGCAGGCGCTCGGAGCGCTGGCGCGAGACGCGGCGCATTATGCTGCGCCTCCCGCTGATGAGCTCTTGACGCGAGAAGAACAAGCTCTCAACGCCCAGATGAGCGAGGCTTTCCAGAAGGCCAAATCCGCCAAGAGCGAAGCCGCTGCGAAGGTTTACCTCGAGCTTTTCCGCAAGCATCCACGATCGAGGATTTTCCGTCGCGAGCTCTGGCGGGATGCAGAGCGAGCTCTGGGAGAGGTTGCCGCCGGGAGAGCCACTGGAATGGAGGCTGCCATCCACTCGGCGCGCCAGCGTGTGAGCCACGCTGGGCGGCCTCCCCAAGCGCGCACAGTCTCCACGCCGCTGCTGCTTAAAGGCCTAGAGTTCGATCACGTACTGATCCCTAACGCCGCGCACTTTCTTGCGCAACCGCAGGCTCATGCCAAGCTGTTTTATGTCGCCATATCCCGGGCCACGCGAACTCTGACAATCAGCTCGCCAACCCCTCGGCTTCGCTTGCCGACCCCCAATCTCTAA